The genomic stretch GGAGTACGCAAatgtatttccagatgaacttccaggtattcctccagagcgagagattgattttggcatcgattttCTTCCGAGAAcgcaaccaatatccatcccttCGTAAAATGGCACCTGCCGaattaaaggaattgaaggaacagTTAAAAGATTTACTGGAGAAAGGTTTCATAAGACCCAGTACCTTACCTAGGGGTGCACCGGTATTGTTTATACGGAAGAAAGACGGCTCGctaagaatgtgtattgactataggcaattgaacaaagtaaatattaagaataagtacccccttccaaggatagacgacttgtttgatcaattacAGGGAGCTAGATGCTCTTCAAAGATAGATTTAAGGTCGGGGTACTACTAGGTCAGAGTTCGGGCGAAAGATATTCCCAAGACCGCCTTTAGGACCAGATATGGCCActttgagttccttgttatgtccttcgggttgacgaatgcacccaccatatttatggacttgatgaatagcctatttcggccatatttggatctgtttgtgatagtctttattgatgatattatggttTATTCACGTTTAGAGGATGAGCATGTGGATCACCTGCGAATAGTACTTCAAACCCTCCGCGATAATAAATTGcatgctaagttttctaagtgtgagttctggttaaagtccgtagcattcttggggcatattgtctccgacggaggtataaaggtagacactcagaagattgaggctgtgaGATCCTgacctagacctaccactccgacagagattcgtagctttctaggcttagcaggataTTACCGGAGGTTTGtagagggtttttcttctctttcagcaccattaacaaagctgacacagaaagcgactaagtttcagtggacagaggcctgtgagcagagtttccaagagcttaagaacaggttgacctCAGCACGAGTTCTAGCACTTCCAGAAggtccagatggttatgccatgtattgtgatgtCTCAGGTGTCGGATTAGGATGTGTCTTGATGCAACATAGGAAggtgattgcatatgcttcaaggcAATCAAGGAAGCATGAGTGGAATTATCTGACCCACGACCTCGAGTTAGCTGcagttgtccatgcacttaagatatggcgacattatttatatggtgtgcatgttgatatattcacagatcataagagcctgcaatatatcttcaagaAAAAAGAGTTGAATCTGCGATAGAGGCGGTGACTAGTTATTAAAATACTATGATGTTATCATTCTCTACCATCCAaggaaagctaatgttgtagcagatgccttaagtcgTCGATCTATGGGCAGCTTAACACATGTAGAGGCTGAGAAAAGACAATTAACAAGAGAGATTCGTCAATTGGCTTGTTTGGGAGTTTGGTTAGTAGACTCTGGCAATggaggagttgtactccaaaatactgcaaaatcatctctcatagctgaGGTAAAGGAGAGGCAATACGAGGATCCAGAGTTAGTCAAGTTGAGAGAGCGGGTTCCACAACAGAAGAAGCTGTTGTTAGTACTCAAaggagatggggttctcagatacaGGGGTCGTTTGTGTGTTCTAGATATAGCAGGGCTACGAGACATgattatgtcagaggcacataattcatggtattccattcaccctgggtcgacaaagatatatcatgacattaaggatgtgtattggtggaacgatatgaaaaAGAACATTGCTGAGTATGTCGCTCAATGTCCTAGTTACCAGTAGGTGAAaatagagcaccagaagcccgAAGGGCTAATGTAGACTATAGAAatcccgacatggaaatgggaggcaataaacatggactttatcacgGGTTTACCTCGTTCCCATCGTAAGTTTGATTCCATAAGGGTGATAGTCGACATGCTCACAAAATCAGCTCATTTTCTATCGGTGAGATCTACATATACAACACAAGATTatgcaaaattatatattaaggagACAGTGCGACTACACAAATTACCCGTATCTATTATTTCTGACCATGGGGCCCAGTTTATagcacatttttggaggtcatttcacaaaggtctaggaactcaggtgaatctcagcactgcttTTCATCCAAAAACAGATGGACAAGCCGAGCGCATGATTTagacgctcgaggatatgttgcgagcatgtgtgctggattttaaaagttgggatgaacatctacctcttatcgagttttcatataataatagctaccactccagtatccagatggctccgtatgaggctttgtatgggtgCAGGTGCAGATCTcccatagggtggtttgatgttggagaatttgGGTtatatgggccagacctggttcaacaggccatagaaaaagtaaagcttatccgggagcaACTGTTGATAGCTCAGAATCGTCAAAAGTTATATTCTGACGTGcgatgagatttagagttcggggttaatgactgggtattcttaaaggtgtcacctatgaaaggtgtggtgaaatttggcaagaaaggcaagcttagcccacggtatattgggccttataggatcattagGAGAGCGGGCAAAGTAGCTTAcaagttagaattgccctcggaattggagtctattcatttgatttttcacgtatctatgttacgaaagtgcattggcaaTCCTACCTAAGTGGTGCCCATAGATGATGTACAAATTACAGAGGGCTTGACATATGAGAAAATTTCGGTTGCCATCCTAggccgacaaatccgcaagctacggaataaggaggtagcctccgtgaaagtactttggagaaacaacaatgtggaagaaataacTTGGGAGGCCGAGTAAAACATGAaatctagatatccctacttatttcctcctccagagaagggtccgactgagacgtcataacctcaaGGTGCGTGTACAAATTCTTGTGCTAGCTATTATTATTGGTCGTATGAGGTCATCGTCGTTATTAATGATTGTGGTCCTATATGACGTTAAATTACTAGGTTTCTACAAGAAGAGTTGGTAGTAGCATTGTTATAAGAGCGACTGTACCAAGGTTATATAAATCCCGGAaggttaaacattcgaggacgaatgtttctaagggggaaggatgttacatctcacgttttcatacgttaaaatttcattttcagttaaccgacgtagactcagggatgagatcatcttaacgttaacgtacttatgctatttataacaagcaataaataagtattatgaaggataaaagggtacacggattaaagaaaacgagtttcgttgaaagtggacaatttggaataaaataagggtcgaacgataatacccgataattatgaactaataCCATGCAAGacaccatatgaccacggtagtataatatataaagtatatatgaagtattttaaaaataaatagaattttaagtaatttgtgataatttttaaattatgcgggtaattaattaattaccgggtaacaggacattatctagttaactaataagtggataaaaaaattaataaattatccCTCCCTaccccacgtggcaagaagccacacaattggaaatgactaagtagtcatttcTGCCCGATGACTTTTTATCATTTCAACCAGGCATGACTAAATTCTTAGCAAATAAGACTTAGTTAGGAAACTTAATAAATAATTCATTAGATAAAAAAGGGCACATTTCTGTATTTGGTTTTCAAACCAAGGAAGTTAGAAACATTATCATTTCATACAACATTCAAAAATTCATAGTAAAGGTTGGTTCCAATTTCAAAAGCAGAAACGTTCCATTTCAAATAATTCAAGTCAAGAATTTCGTTCCAATTACATCTCATTCTGTCAAAAAATTCATCCAAATTTCGTTTCAAGATTTCAAGCAaaaatttcgtccatatttcgtaaaagcagattcgttcaaataattccaggaataggtatgttaaggctaagatcTTCCTTCATttcatgatctcgtaattacaaaAATTTGATAACGAGTCATACAAAataattcatatcccggaatttacgtatattttgctagtctcgcaggttacgtatattttcctagttttgtaagttacgatattctccttatcgggacttcatattcaattgagtattttcttcttccagtcaaaagagcagaaaatttatatatatagtattaaagtgtttttattaccatcgagctataatcgatggtcatgcccctattgggcaacctcagatcagatggtaagttatataccgagcctgctgtggacgagcgcctatgagcgagcccagttggtcgagatacaaagcctaatatggccgagtgcttatgagcgagcccactACGACAGAGCAAATATaaatgtataccgagccttataggaccGCAcagctattttactcactatattgagagagttgagtcagtatcagctgaTGAGCCTATGCTCAGATTATCTTTGATCCCTAGTTGCTTGCAATTATTATATCATCAgttctgtttcatttttcagtatattgctttacatactcggtacaatatttcgtactgacgtccctttttaggggcgctgcatttcatgcgtgcaggttcagacagacgggtagacctcctcagtaggtgttgcccgagttcagctttatcagTAAACTCCCCTTCTATCGGAGTTGTCGTGTCTAGCAGTGTGGtgtatatcttgtgtatatatgtagataggttatgggtaggtcggggccctgttctgaTCACaatacatctatcagtagaggcttgtagacatatcctgtcagttagtgcagtacgTTGGGTTTGTAAGCCCTGTACATATATTTTGTTGGCAcatcagttgtagtaattatgacggcattgccggcccagctttatgttgacattagtcagtgttagtctccatttagttttatattttgcatcgcacattatcttgtaatgtggcccatagataaagtatgacattacatgtccagaatctcttagtcgcaagtggtacgcaagggtagatgaggcactaggtgccggtctcgccccggGCTCGGGGCGTGACACTCAAGACTTATTACTGTTGGGTTAAAATGGATAGGCTGGCCTAGTGAAGAGTTTAAATTAGTATCGAGATCTTGTAGATGAGAGAATTTATTAGAGTTCTGTATTGTGAGGCGATTGGATCGATTAACCTTATCAGGTACTTTTGGGCCAGAGGTGGCCCAGTAGGGTTGGAAAAAATACATAACCAGTAGGGTGTGCGCGTCCGTTGTCCGGTGCTACTTCACCGTCTGCTGTTCTAGATACGTTAATTAAGGATATGGTATTGGAGACTAATATTCAGCTATCTTACATTTGAATTTAGTGGTTGATTTTTTGGGGATAGTAACTGTTTTCCATTCAGAGGCTAGATTTTGAAGGTTGTTGGAGGAGGAAGGTGAAGAAATAGTGGTCGCAGGCAAGGTGGATAGAGGCGGAGTGGTAGTGTAATGAAATTCCATGCAGGATGTCCAAATCGACAGTATATGGTGCATAAGAGATTAAGGCTCTCATACAAAAGAACCTATTTATGAGTGCCAATGAGACCATGTGTTTTTAGAAGTTTCCCGAGAGAGACTTCAACACATATGCGTGCATATCGACCATAGAGGCAGACCCACATAGACATAGGGGGTCACCGGATCccataaaatttgaaaaaaatctGTACATATAGGTGCCTATACTTTGAGAAACGTATATATATAGGCACCCGAGTTGGAAAAGTTGCGCTGGAGTCACTAGTCCAGCCTTCCACTTAAACTTTCTAGTTGTGCTGGGGTGATTAGGGTTTGATTCCTAAGTCTAGCAAaccttaaatttttatttttgtttttagggGCTATCTAGTCATCAACCCAGATCCCCACTCCCTTTATTCTTTTGATTAAAACCTTAACCCATCTCGTCATCAGCTCAAATTTCCTTTCTATTTTTAGTCCCCACCTTCATTGACCCCTATCCTCTCAGTTTTACTTTTGGTTAAACCCCTCTCTAAAAAAGCCCGAAACTCTCTTCTAACGTATTGGTTAACGATTCAGGAACCCATAATTTTAGAAGGACATTAAGTTTAGTGTTCGCTTCTAGTGGTGCCCCCGACGCTTGAAAATCCTAGGTCCGCCTCTGACCGACCCTTGGTAGTTGTTGAGGTACAAGTATCCACCTTTAGTAGTTGTTCGAGTTTGTTGCCCACATAATGCAAGATTTCAAGGTCGTAAAATTTCGTGGAGATCTCGGGTAGACGTACCCATAAGGCTGAGTAGGTTAACTGAGTATTGGACTCAATGAACTTAGGCTCCCACCTTCTTACAGAGAGAAAATGGTTTAAGATAAACCATGACCCTCCATGAAGAGCTTTCTAGTATTTTCCTCTTTTCTAAATTTAATTACGAAAACAATCTGACCCCAAATTAATTAAAGGTAGGTCTTTAGATGGTTTCCTTAATAAGGTAAGTCTGATTTTCAGTAGTTAGTGATGCACTTTTCCCCCAAAGACTTTAAACTATACCATAAAACTACTAGGGAGAGTATAAGCATGATTTATCAGATGCAGTGAGATGCACTAAAATATTCAAATTTATCTGTTAAATCTAGATCGACATGGATAAACTGGCAGGCAGCAGGACCGGTTGAAAtttgggaattaaaaatgagagttTGTAAAAAAGTATTGGGTTTGGGGCTGGAGACGGTTCATCAATTTACATAGTATTCAAATTAGGAGGGTCGAAGTAGAATCTCAATATTTTTCATGCTAGATAGTTTTACCAAAGGTAGTTTAATCTTGTCTTCATTTCTTTAGCTTGCCTCGattaaaattcttttcttttcataaGCATTTGTTTATGTATTTGTCAAACATGGTTGAAATCTATTTCTAAGGTTTCAAATTACCATTTACACTTCTTGTAAGTCTAGTTACTGAAAGTGAGAGTGTCAAATATAATCTTCAGCAACAAGTGCAGGCACATAACTGTCACTGTTTTAAAAGATATCAGGATGTAGTAAAAATGCATTAAGGCGATTTAGGAGGGTAGGGAGTGTTAGGAAACGTGTCAAGCTAATAGaagaaaaataatatttaagagagaaaagcaataaattgcataagacaagacaagacaagatttatatggttcggcaatttttgcctactccacggccacacaaagaatagctctttattaattgaagagagaaagaagaagttttgggatgatttacaaataaaaatgtagacccctatttataggcatttgaatgccctgccgaggtaagcgcttacatcataagaatgccgatataagcgcttacatcataagaatgccgaggtaagcgcttacatcacaagaatgttgatgtaagcgcttacatcatattttcatctctttttgatttttctttcttttgttttgtctactttcacatacaaTAATAGGTTTGGTCCTATCAATCTCCCCCTAAAACCTATGTTACATCAAGAAAGATAAATAAATTTACTATTCTTTGATGGTGCCTTCACACTATTAGTATTGAAAGCTAACTGAGGCAGCACACAGTCTCAGTTTGTCAACACCGACAACTTTGGTCAACTTGTCTGACGGGTTCTTTGATCCTGGTATCTTCTGCAGGGAAAAGTTCCTTCATTTATGAACTCTTGGATATGATGATACCTCAACTGGATATGCTTCGATCTTGCATGAAACActggattcttggcaagatgAATTGCACTCTGGCTATAGCTGAAAAGCTCACAATTGTCCTGCTCTTTACCTAGCTCTTTAAGAAAATTCTTGAGCCAAATCATCTCTTTTCCAGCTTCTAAGATTGCCATGTACTCTGTTTCAGTGGTAGATAGAGCAACACTTTTCTGAAGTCTGGACATCCAACTAACAGCAGTACCACCCAAGGTGAACACGTAGCCCGTGGTACTTTTTCGACTATCCAGATTGCCGCTTAAATTTGCATCATCAAAACCTTGTTAGATAATATTGCTCTTTTTAAAACAaagtgccatacctgaggtgcctttgagatatcacaatatccattttacaccttcccaatgctcctttcctggatctgACATGTATCTACTGACAACTCCAACAACATGGGCTATGTCAGGTCTAGTGCAAACCATatcatacatcaaacttcctactgCTGAAGCATACAGAACTTTGGACATGTACTTCCTTTCTTCATCTATCTTAGGTGATTGGTCTTTTGACAGATTTAGATGGCTTCCGAGTGGAGTGTTTCTGGTCTTTGCATCATGAAGACTGAACCTGCTTAGTAACTTCTGTATGTATTTTTCTTGAGACAATTTTAAGGTTCCTTCCGACCTGTTTCTGCTAATCCTCATCCCAAGCATTTGCTTAGCtggtcctaagtctttcatttcatACTCCTTCGCCAGTTGTTGCTTAACCAAATTGTTCTCATTTATGCTAGATCCTgcaattagcatatcatcaacatacaacagtaaaatGATATAGGATTCATCAAGATTTTTGATATAACAACAATGGTCCATCTCTCATCGTGTGAAACCATTTTTATGCATGAATCCATAAAATTTCTTGTACCATTGTCGGGGAGCttgtttcaaaccatacaaaCTCTTCTTCAACTTACACACAAGGTTTTCTTTACCAGAAACTTGAAAACCTTCAGGTTGCTTCATGTAGATGTCTTCTTCAAGGTCACCATGCAAGAAAGCAGTTTTAACATCTAGCTGCTCCAAATGCAAATTTTCTGCAGCTACAATACTTAGCACCAACCTGATAGTAGTTAATTTGACTACAGGAGAGAAGATCTCGGTGTAGTCAATTCCTTCCTTCTACCGAAAGACTTTTACTACTAATCATGCTTTGTATCTCTTTTTACCATCATGCTCTTCCTTGACTCTGTACATCCACTTATTCTGCaatgccttctttccttttggtaacTCCGTAAGTATCCATATTTTATTCTTTTGAAGAgaattcatctcttctttcatggctagCTTCCACTTATAAGAGTCTATCACCTACATTGCTTCAACAAAATGCTTTGATTCCCCAGCATCAGTTAGAAGTAAATAGTGAAgagagagagttaacctatctggAGCATTCATGACTCTTTTA from Nicotiana sylvestris chromosome 12, ASM39365v2, whole genome shotgun sequence encodes the following:
- the LOC138883459 gene encoding uncharacterized protein encodes the protein MGSLTHVEAEKRQLTREIRQLACLGVWLVDSGNGGVVLQNTAKSSLIAEVKERQYEDPELVKLRERVPQQKKLLLVLKGDGVLRYRGRLCVLDIAGLRDMIMSEAHNSWYSIHPGSTKIYHDIKDVYWWNDMKKNIAEYVAQCPSYQ